Part of the Candidatus Thermoplasmatota archaeon genome is shown below.
ATCATTCCACAGGAGTATGGTGGTGCTGGTCTTGACACAATCAGCTACGCTATTGTTGTGGAAGAGATATCACGTAAATGCGCATCAACCGGTGTAATAACCTCTGTACACAACTCTCTGGCTGCTTGGCCAATAATCAAATACGGTACAGAAGAACAGAAAAAGAAATACTTACCCATCTTGGCAAAAGGAGAAAAAATCGGTGCTTTTGCTGGTACAGAACCTAACGCAGGATCTGATCTCGGGGCGATGCAGACAACAGCTAAACTAAAGGGTGATAAATATATTTTGAATGGTACAAAGACTTTTATCACTAGTGGGCCTAAGGCTGGTGTAATCATTGTCTTTGCTGTAACTGATAAAAACGCTGGATCAAAAGGTATTAGTGCCTTTATTGTTGAGAGTAACATGAAAGGTTTCAAGGTTGGTAGCATCTTCGAGAAACTTGGTATAAACGCTTCGCAAACATCGGAACTCATTTTTGAGGACATGGAGGTACCAAAAAAGAACCTGCTTGGCAACGAGGGTGAAGGTTTCAAGATAGCATTGAGTACCCTTGATGGTGGTCGTATTGGTATAGCGGCACAAGCTGTGGGTATAGCACAGGCGGCATTAGATGAGAGTATTGAGTATTCCAAGCAGCGTCAGCAGTTTGGTAAACCGATATCAAGTTTCCAAGCTATCCAGTGGATGATAGCTGATATGGCTACGCGTATAGAAGCAGCTAGGTACCTGGTTTATAACGCGGCTTACAAAAAGGATAAGGGTGAGCGTATAAGTAAAGAGGCTGCGATGGCTAAGCTGTTTGCATCTGAGACAGCTATGGATGCCGTGATCAAGGCTGTGCAAATCCATGGTGGTTACGGTTACACAAAGGAGTACACCGTTGAGCGTCTGTTCCGTGATGCAAAGATAACAGAGATATATGAGGGTACTTCTGAAGTACAACGTATGGTTATATCTGGTAGTCTATTGAAATAAAAAAAAACAATTAACATAAGGAGGAGTGTTTATGGGGGAGTTCAATTACGAAAAAGAGTTCAAGAGTTGGAAATGGGATATACCAGAGAACTATAACATAGGTTATGATGTTTGTGATAAACACGCTGAAGGAAAGAAAAAAGATAAAATAGCGCTTTTTTGGGAGAATTTTGAGGGGAAAACAAAGAGGTTCACGTTCGGTGAGATAAGTAGTCTCTCAAACCAGTTTGGTAATGTTTTGAAAAAGCTGGGTTTCAAAGAAGGTGATCGTTTCCTTATAAGGTTGCCGAATATACCTGAGTTCCAGGTTTCTTTTATTGGTGGTGTGAAGATAGGTGCTGTGCCTATACCATCTAGTGTGATGTTCAGGTCACATGAGGTGGAGTATAGGGTTAATGACAGTGGCTCTAAGGCTGTTATAACGACACCGAAGTATGCTAAAGAGGTACATGAGGTTGAGAAGAATTGCCCTACTTTGAGGAACATCATTGTTGTTGGTGATGCTGAGAAAAATGAGATTTCTTATGATGATCTTATGAAAACTGCCTCGTCTTCCATTAAACTTGAGCAAACAAGAAGCGATGATATGGCGTTTTTCTGTTATACATCTGGTACTACTGGTAACCCTAAGGGTGCTGTTCATCTACATAGATGGGTGCCTGGTAATGATCCCAGTGTTCTTTATTGGCAGGATGCAAGAGAAAACGATGTTGTTGCTCATACAGGTGATTTGAATTGGATTTACCCATTGGGTAATGGTTTTTTGTATGTGTGGCGTTGGGGTATAACTACTTTTGTTCATGAGGGGCGTTTCGATGCTGAGCACTGGTTTAGTTTGATGGAGAAATACAAGGTTACTAATCTTGCATCTGTACCAACTGCATATAGGATGTTTTTAACTGTTAAGGATGCTGAGAAAAGGTTTGATCTTTCGTCTTTGCGTCATTGTATTTCTGCTGGTGAGCCTTTGAACCCTAAGGTTATTAGCGAGTGGAAGCGTAGATTTGGTTTGGATATACTGGATGGTATTGGTATGACTGAGGTTATGGTCTATGTATCCAATATGAGAGGCATGAGGATTAAACCTGGTTCTTGTGGTAGACCTCAACCTGGTCATGTTTGTGCTCTTGTTAATGAGGATGGGGAGCCTGTTGCGCAGGGTGAGTCAGGTGTTTTAGCTGTTGATGAAAAAGATCCTGGTTTGTTCAAAGAATATTGGAATAAACCAGATAAAACAAGCGAGAGTTTCAAAAACGGTTGGTTCCTTAGCGGTGACGTGCTTTATCAGGATGAGGATGGGTATTTTTGGTTTAGTGGTAGAAACGATGATTTAATCAAGGCTAGTGGTTATCGTATTTCGCCTTTTGAGGTGGAGTCAGCTATTATTTCTCATCCTGATGTGCTTGAGTGTGCTGTTGTTGCTAGCCCTGATGAGATGCGTGGTACAATCATCAAGGCGTATGTTATTCTCCATGATAAGAATAAGGCTTCTGAAAAGCTTGTTAAGGAGATTCAGGAGCATACAAAAAGGGTTGCTGCTCCGTATAAGTATCCTCGTGAGATAGAGTTTGTTACTGAGCTTCCTAAAACTCAGAGTGGGAAAATCAAAAGAAAAGAGCTTAGGGAGCTTGAAATGAAGAAAAAGGGTGTGATGAAATGAATATAGTTGTTTGTGCTAAGCAGGTTGTTGATGTATCTGAGATAAAGGTTGATTCTAGTACGAAGAAACCTATACTATCTGGTGTGCCGCAGAAGATTAGTGACATTGATAAGAACGCGCTTGAAGAGGCGATTAGGATAAAGGAGAAACATGGTGGGAAAATAACTGTTGTTACTGTTGGTCCATCTGATGCAAAGGAGCGTATAAAGGAGTTGCTTGCTATGGGTGCTGATGAGGGTGTTTTAGTTGTTCCACCGCAGAACGCTGATTACTCTGTTGTGTCACATATACTTGCTGGTGCTATTAAAAAAATCGGGGGGTATGATATTGTTCTTTGTGGTGAGGCGTCGATTGATATGTTTTCTGGTCAGATGGGGCCTAGGGTTGCTGGTTTGTTGAATATACCGCAGATAACATATGCGCAGAATGTAGTTGTTGAGAAGGATAAGGTTGTTTCTGAGAGGAACCTTGGTGATAAGGCTGTGACAATTGAGTCGCCTTATCCTGTGCTTATTACTGTTACTAAGGAGATTAATCAGCCTCGTTTGCCTAGTCTTATGCAGATTTTGGCATCGTCTTCTAAACCTATTCATAAGTGGTCTGCTAGTGATGTTGCTTCTGGTAAGCTTGAGCCGAAGATTAAAACAGTTGACATTAAGGGTGTGCCGATGGTGCGGAAAAACGTGATATTCCACGATGATCTTGATCAGTGTGTTAACAAGCTTGTTGATGAGCTTGCTAAGGTTGGAGTGTTGAGGTGAAAAAAATGGTGCTTGTTTATTCTGATGATAAGAAACTTACACTGGAGTTACTGAACAAGGGAAAAGAACTTGCAAAAGAGTTACATAAAAAAGTAATAGCTGTTTGTATAGGTCATGATTCTTTTGCTAAAGATTATCTTGAGCATGGTGCTGATAGTGTTATAGCTGCTGAGGCTGATCTTCATACTTTCAAGGCTGAGGAGTATGCTAGTATACTTGAGAAGATAGTAAAAGAGAACAATGTTGAGGTTGTTCTTATTGGTTCTAATAAAAATGGTAAAGAGCTTGCTGCTCGTCTCTCAGCAAAATTGGATACAGGTTGTGTAACTGATTGCACAAATGTTTATGTTAAAGACAAAAAGATTGTTACTGAGCGCATGGTTTATAGTGGTAACGCTATCGCTGTTGAACAGTTCCTATCACATCCACAGATTGTTACTATACCACCGAAAGCATTTAATCCTCTGCCGAAAACTGAGGGGCACAAAGGTGAGGTTATAAAAAAGAAGTATGATTTTGAGAGATCGCCCTCTAAGATTACGAAGGTTCAGGAGATGAAAACCGAGGGTGTGAACGTTGAGGATGCTGAGATCATTGTTTCATGCGGTCGTGGTTTCAAAAACAAGGATGACATAAGACTTGTGCGGGAATTAGCTGATGCGCTGAAGGGTAGGACTATTGGTTGTAGTCGTCCTATTGCTGCTGATCTAAAATGGCTTTCTGAGGATCATTGGATTGGTTTGTCTGGTCATAAGGTGAAACCGAAGTTGTACATAGCATGTGGTATCTCTGGTCAGATACAGCATATAGCTGGTATGCGTGATTCAGGTGTAGTTGTTGCAATAAACAAGGACCCGGAGGCTCTTATCTTTAAATCAGCTGATTACGGTATTGTTGGTGACCTGTATCAGGTACTACCTAAGCTTACTAATGCTATTAGAGAGAAGATGGGATAAAAACAATATTTTGTCTCATCTATCTTTATATACCCGATATTCTCTTGAGATGGAAAATAAGTGTTGATTAGAATGAGCAGAGAGCAAGATAGGAAGCTGTTATCTGATTTAACTGAGGATAAGCTTCATGATTTTATATTCATGCATCTTCGTAACCTCTGGGCTGTTGATGGTTTGTATTTCCTTGGCATTGAAGAGGATTTTGGTACAGATGCTGCAAGAGAGATTGATCGCAGAGTCTGGGAGGCTATGGGGAAGATTGAAGCAAGGAAACTAAAAGAGTTCCTGGGAATAAAAGGGAATGATATACAGTCTATGATGAAGGCATTGCAGTACTCTAGTTGGGCTCTTGATCTTGAGGACAAAGAAGTTATTGTTGAAAAAAACCATGCAATAATTAGGAATGTTAAATGTCGTGTGCAAAACACACGTATAAACAAGGGTCTTGGTGAGTTTGGTTGCAAGCCTGTTAGATTTGGTTTTTTGAAGGCTTTTGCTAGAGAGTTCAACCCTGATATTGAGGTTAAGTGTAATGTTTGTCCACCTGACAAGCACCCGAGTGATTTATGGTGTGAGTGGGAGTTTAAGTTGAAGAGGAGATGATATTGTTATGAGGACTCCTGAGGAGTATAAAAAAAGTCTTAGGCAGATGAGACCTAATGTTTACAAGTTTGGTGAGCTTATAAAGGATGTTACAACACATCCTGCTACAAGGAGGACTGTTGAGGGGCATGCCCAGATTTTTGCTGCTAGCCTCAAACCTGAGTACCAGGATATTCTTACAACCAAATCTAGTTTAACTGGTGAAAGAGTTTCTCGTTATCTTTCTATTCTTGGTAGCGCGGAGGACATGTTTGCTAACCTGCGTATGAAACGTCTTATGTTTAATCTTACAGGTACTTGTACTGGTGGTCGCTGCGCTGGTTTCAACGCTATTAATGCTATGTGGGCTACAACATATGACATGGATCAAGACCTGGGTACAGATTACCATAAAAGGTTGCAGGGTTGGTTGAAGGATGCACAGAAAAAAGACATAACATTGTCTGGTGCGTTAACAGACCCTAAAGGGGATCGGTCTAAGACGCCGACGCAGCAAAACGACCCTGATCTCAGTTTACATGTTGTAGATAAAAACGATGAGGGTATTGTTGTGAGAGGGGCAAAGGTTATGATATGTGGTGTAGCTGCGGCTAACGAAGTTTTTGTGATGCCAGGCACAGGGTATAAAGAGCCTGATAAAGACTATGCTGTTTCATTTGCTATCCCAAGGGATGCTGAGAATCTTACTGTTGTTGAAACTAGGAGGCCAAGTGATAATCGTGAACTTGAGGAAGGTTTTGACATACCAGTTGAGATGGGTGGTATAACACAGGCTTACTTGTTGTTTGATGATGTTTTTGTACCAAAAGAACGTGTTTTCATGTGCGGTGAATATGATTACACGACCAGGGCAGTGATGAATTTCATAGCACCATATCGCTCAGCTATAGGTGGATGCGTAGCTGGTCAAGGTGATGTCATGGTTGGTGCAGCAGCGCTTATGGCACGCGCAAATGGTTTATCTGAAAAAGTTTTTAGAGAAAAAATCACTCAGATGGTAATAAACAATGAGACTACCTTTGGTATGGGTATCGCTGCTAGTGCACTTGGTAAGAAACACCCCTCTGGTGTCTGGATACCTGATATGCTTTTATCAAATGTGAACAAGGTTCATGTAGCAACCTTGCCATATGAGACTAAGAGGATAACACAGGATATAGCTGGTGGTATAGCTGAGACAGGATGCCTCCCATCTTGTAAGGACTTGAATGACCTGAAGTATGGTAAGATGCTTAAAAAATATCTTAAGGCAAACTGTGATGGCGAAACCAGAGCAAGGATAGCGCGTCTTATAGAGTGGCTGACAATTGGTGCTGGTGTACCTGGTTGTATGCATGGTGGTGGTTCACCAGATGGTGCTAAGCTTGTGATCAGTTCTAAAACAGATATAGAACATTATATTGAACTGGCGAAACGCATTGCTGACATAAAAGAGGATATAAGGGTTGAGTCTAAGAAAAAATAGTTCATTTTTTCCCACAGAACCCACTTCAGAGGGATATATTTATATATACATGAATATTATTTACTATATGGGGTAGTCTGGAGAAGTTTTAGATGTGGTGTGTCCCATCCCATATCCTATATTTTTTTCCAGACTTCCCAACTAGTTACATTTTTTTAGTTAATACCCTTCTCTGTTTTTGTTAAATCAAAAGACCTATATCTGAGGAATATATTCAGCGGTCTACCAATGGATAAAAAGAGGAGACTAAGTTTTATACTGGATTATGGGGACATAAATGATTCTACGGTGAGGGTCAAATATGGTTATCTTGAAGGTACTGTAAGCATTGTTGGAAATTCTTTGCTTTTTGTAATGAAACTAACCTTGGGTTTATTTCTTAATAGTATAGCATTAATAGCTGATTCAGTTCATACATTGTCAGATGTGTCAACATCAGCTGTTGTTATATTTGGTTTTAAGGTATCAAAAAAACCTTCTGATAAGGAACATCCGTTTGGGCATGGTCGAGCGGAGTATATTGCTACACTTGTTATCGCGATATTGCTAGTTGTCACAGGTCTTGGTTTTATACAACAATCTATAGAGAGACTCATTAATACTGTAACAATAACTAATCTTGATTATGCGGTACCATTTGGTATCATCCTTATTGTTTCTGCACTTGTAAAAGAGTGGATGGCGCGTTTCTCATTTGCTATAGGGAAAAAAATCAACAGCGATATTCTTATTGCGGATGCATGGCATCATCGTAGTGATGCACTAGCATCAGTTGGTGTTGGAATAAGTTTGATTGGATCTTATTATGGATATGTGATATTAGACCCGATTTTTGGTGTCATTGTATCATTGATAATTATATATGTTGCTATCAGCTTGGGGAAAACCTCATCTAACTATCTTATGGGGCAGGCGCCTGACAAAGATCTAGTAGATACCATTAGGGAGTTAGCGAAATCAGTAAACGGGGTGAAAGGTGTTCATAGTATATCTGTGCATGATTATGGTAACAGCAAGGTTATAACATTCCATGCAGAGATTGAAAATAACCTGATGATGGATGAAGCACATACTATTGCTGATGAGCTTGAAAACAAGATCTTGGAAAAAACAAATCATTCGACAATAATCCATGTGGAACCAAAAGAGATGCATTATGAAAGCAGAATTAAAGAAAGAATCATTGAGAAAATACTTGAGGGGGAAAAAGGAATTATTTCTTTCCACAATGTGCGGGTTATCAGGAGAAAAGATAAGGATGATATAAAAATGCATCTTGTTGTAGATAAGGATATGGCGGTGAAAGAATCACATAACCTCTCTGATAAACTAGAGTCGATAATAAGGAGGGAATACGGTCCGTGTAATCTGGATATACATTTTGATCCATGTAGTAAAGAATGCAATGTGTGTTTGATGCCTTGTAAAAAAAGATCATAGGTATTCTAAGTCGCCGCTTAAAACCCTGCAGGTTTTATTATCAACATCTAAAATGAGGGAGCCGTCTTCATCTATATTTTTAACAACACCTTGTATAGTTTTTGTTCCGTCGTTAATACGTACTTTTTTGTCAATTATCTGAGATGATGATAACCAGTTTTCACGTATCTTGTCATGTTTATTTTCCTGAATTTCTATGTAGTATTCATCAAAGTTTTTTAGAATTGATTTAAGTATTTGAACCCTGGAGACTTTACCGCCATATTCTGTTTTAAGTGTTGTTGCATGTTTACTCAAATCTGATTGTAACGTGTTGTTTACATTTAGGCCTATGCCTACGATTGCGAAGTTTATCTTATCTATCTCTGCATCAATTTCAGTTAATATGCCACAGACTTTTTT
Proteins encoded:
- a CDS encoding acyl-CoA dehydrogenase — protein: MQLELNDNQKLIQKMVREFAEKEIAPIAAELDKKEEYPTKTLEKMAKLGLLGVIIPQEYGGAGLDTISYAIVVEEISRKCASTGVITSVHNSLAAWPIIKYGTEEQKKKYLPILAKGEKIGAFAGTEPNAGSDLGAMQTTAKLKGDKYILNGTKTFITSGPKAGVIIVFAVTDKNAGSKGISAFIVESNMKGFKVGSIFEKLGINASQTSELIFEDMEVPKKNLLGNEGEGFKIALSTLDGGRIGIAAQAVGIAQAALDESIEYSKQRQQFGKPISSFQAIQWMIADMATRIEAARYLVYNAAYKKDKGERISKEAAMAKLFASETAMDAVIKAVQIHGGYGYTKEYTVERLFRDAKITEIYEGTSEVQRMVISGSLLK
- a CDS encoding acyl-CoA synthetase; protein product: MGEFNYEKEFKSWKWDIPENYNIGYDVCDKHAEGKKKDKIALFWENFEGKTKRFTFGEISSLSNQFGNVLKKLGFKEGDRFLIRLPNIPEFQVSFIGGVKIGAVPIPSSVMFRSHEVEYRVNDSGSKAVITTPKYAKEVHEVEKNCPTLRNIIVVGDAEKNEISYDDLMKTASSSIKLEQTRSDDMAFFCYTSGTTGNPKGAVHLHRWVPGNDPSVLYWQDARENDVVAHTGDLNWIYPLGNGFLYVWRWGITTFVHEGRFDAEHWFSLMEKYKVTNLASVPTAYRMFLTVKDAEKRFDLSSLRHCISAGEPLNPKVISEWKRRFGLDILDGIGMTEVMVYVSNMRGMRIKPGSCGRPQPGHVCALVNEDGEPVAQGESGVLAVDEKDPGLFKEYWNKPDKTSESFKNGWFLSGDVLYQDEDGYFWFSGRNDDLIKASGYRISPFEVESAIISHPDVLECAVVASPDEMRGTIIKAYVILHDKNKASEKLVKEIQEHTKRVAAPYKYPREIEFVTELPKTQSGKIKRKELRELEMKKKGVMK
- a CDS encoding electron transfer flavoprotein subunit beta/FixA family protein; amino-acid sequence: MNIVVCAKQVVDVSEIKVDSSTKKPILSGVPQKISDIDKNALEEAIRIKEKHGGKITVVTVGPSDAKERIKELLAMGADEGVLVVPPQNADYSVVSHILAGAIKKIGGYDIVLCGEASIDMFSGQMGPRVAGLLNIPQITYAQNVVVEKDKVVSERNLGDKAVTIESPYPVLITVTKEINQPRLPSLMQILASSSKPIHKWSASDVASGKLEPKIKTVDIKGVPMVRKNVIFHDDLDQCVNKLVDELAKVGVLR
- a CDS encoding electron transfer flavoprotein subunit alpha/FixB family protein translates to MVLVYSDDKKLTLELLNKGKELAKELHKKVIAVCIGHDSFAKDYLEHGADSVIAAEADLHTFKAEEYASILEKIVKENNVEVVLIGSNKNGKELAARLSAKLDTGCVTDCTNVYVKDKKIVTERMVYSGNAIAVEQFLSHPQIVTIPPKAFNPLPKTEGHKGEVIKKKYDFERSPSKITKVQEMKTEGVNVEDAEIIVSCGRGFKNKDDIRLVRELADALKGRTIGCSRPIAADLKWLSEDHWIGLSGHKVKPKLYIACGISGQIQHIAGMRDSGVVVAINKDPEALIFKSADYGIVGDLYQVLPKLTNAIREKMG
- a CDS encoding DUF6125 family protein, with protein sequence MSREQDRKLLSDLTEDKLHDFIFMHLRNLWAVDGLYFLGIEEDFGTDAAREIDRRVWEAMGKIEARKLKEFLGIKGNDIQSMMKALQYSSWALDLEDKEVIVEKNHAIIRNVKCRVQNTRINKGLGEFGCKPVRFGFLKAFAREFNPDIEVKCNVCPPDKHPSDLWCEWEFKLKRR
- a CDS encoding 4-hydroxyphenylacetate 3-hydroxylase N-terminal domain-containing protein, which gives rise to MRTPEEYKKSLRQMRPNVYKFGELIKDVTTHPATRRTVEGHAQIFAASLKPEYQDILTTKSSLTGERVSRYLSILGSAEDMFANLRMKRLMFNLTGTCTGGRCAGFNAINAMWATTYDMDQDLGTDYHKRLQGWLKDAQKKDITLSGALTDPKGDRSKTPTQQNDPDLSLHVVDKNDEGIVVRGAKVMICGVAAANEVFVMPGTGYKEPDKDYAVSFAIPRDAENLTVVETRRPSDNRELEEGFDIPVEMGGITQAYLLFDDVFVPKERVFMCGEYDYTTRAVMNFIAPYRSAIGGCVAGQGDVMVGAAALMARANGLSEKVFREKITQMVINNETTFGMGIAASALGKKHPSGVWIPDMLLSNVNKVHVATLPYETKRITQDIAGGIAETGCLPSCKDLNDLKYGKMLKKYLKANCDGETRARIARLIEWLTIGAGVPGCMHGGGSPDGAKLVISSKTDIEHYIELAKRIADIKEDIRVESKKK
- a CDS encoding cation-efflux pump; the encoded protein is MDKKRRLSFILDYGDINDSTVRVKYGYLEGTVSIVGNSLLFVMKLTLGLFLNSIALIADSVHTLSDVSTSAVVIFGFKVSKKPSDKEHPFGHGRAEYIATLVIAILLVVTGLGFIQQSIERLINTVTITNLDYAVPFGIILIVSALVKEWMARFSFAIGKKINSDILIADAWHHRSDALASVGVGISLIGSYYGYVILDPIFGVIVSLIIIYVAISLGKTSSNYLMGQAPDKDLVDTIRELAKSVNGVKGVHSISVHDYGNSKVITFHAEIENNLMMDEAHTIADELENKILEKTNHSTIIHVEPKEMHYESRIKERIIEKILEGEKGIISFHNVRVIRRKDKDDIKMHLVVDKDMAVKESHNLSDKLESIIRREYGPCNLDIHFDPCSKECNVCLMPCKKRS